The genomic stretch TCCGCCGATCGGCCCGTCGCCTCGCAGGGATCGCCGCGGACTGGTTCGTGGTCTCCCACGAGGGGCCGGTCCACCGCGGCCCGATCGCCGGGAAGATGAACGCGTACCTCGCTGTGATCGACCGGCGGGAGGAGGCGCTGCGGGACTATCTACGGGAGCCGCGCACCCGCGCGGAGATCATCGCGCGGCGGCTGATCTACGGCCCCGACAGGGACGGCCCCTGGTTCGACTACGGCGAGTGGGCGCTCCTCTCCAAGCACCTCGACGGGATGCTCGCCCGCGGAGAGGCCGCTCTCCGCGACGGCGCCTACGTCCTGACGTAGACCTCCGCTTTCTTACGACACCGCGTCGATGCCGGTCACGTCCTTCCCCAGCACGAGGGTGTGGATCTCGTAGGTCCCCTCGTAGGTGTCGACCGACTCGAGGTTGCACATGTGGCGCATCGTCTGGTACTCGTCGCTGATGCCGTTGGCCCCGAGCATCCCGCGCGCGGTCCGGGCGACGGTGAGCGCCATCCGGACGTTGTTCCGCTTGGCCAGGCTCACCTGCTGCGGACGCATCTTCCCGGCCTCCTTCAGGTGCCCCAGCTGCAAGGCGATGAGCTGCGCCGACGTGATCGCCGTCAGCATGTCCGCGAACTTCGCCTGCGTGAGCTGGAAGGAGGCGACCGACCGGCCGAACATCTTCCGCTCCTTCGTGTAGGAGAGCGCTTCGTCGAAGCACGCCATCGCGGCCCCGATCGCACCCCACGCGATCCCGTACCGCGCCTGGGTAAGGCACATCAGCGGCCCTTTCAGCCCCTGCACGCCGGGAAGGATGTTCTCCGCCGGCACCCGGACGTCGTCGAAGATGAGCTCCGCCGTGACGGAGGCCCGCAGGGAGAGCTTTGAGTGGATCTCGGGCGCCGAGAAACCTTTCATCCCCTTCTCGACCAGGAACCCGCGCACCACGCCGTCGAGCTTGGCCCAGACCACCGCCACGTCGGCGACGGAGCCGTTCGTGATCCACATTTTCGCGCCGGAAAGAACGTAGTGATCCCCGTCCTTCACCGCCTTCGTCTTCATCCCGCCCGGGTCGGAGCCGTGGTCGGGCTCCGTCAGGCCGAAGCAGCCGACCGCCTTCCCCGCCCCCAGCGGAGGGAGCCACCGTCCTTTTTGCGCCTCGCTCCCGAACGTGTGGATCGGGTACATCACCAGCGCCCCCTGCACGGAGGCGAAGCTGCGCAGCCCCGAGTCGCCCCGCTCCAGCTCCTGCATGACGAGGCCGTACGAAATCGCATCGATGCCGGGCAGCCCGTATCCCTTCAGGTTGGAGCCGAGGAGCCCCATCTCCCCCAGCATCGGGATGATATGCTGCGGGAACCCGCCCGCCCGATAATGATCCCGCACGATCGGGAGAAACTCCCGGTCCACGAAATCGCGGACCGAATCCCGGATCATGCGCGACTCGGACGAAAACCCGCTTTCCAGATCGTAATAATCGATTCCCTTGAACATCGCGCGCACTCCTTGTGTAGTGGATATTCCCGAATCGGGGTAGTTACTTTTTCTTCAGCGCGTCGTTCAGCATCCGGACCACCGCCTCCGGATCGAGCCCCTTGTGCCAGGCGGTGTAGGTGACCGTCTCGTGGCGGTTCGACCGGCACGAGACGCAGTCCGGACCGAAGAGTTCGGCGACCTTCTCCCGAAGCGCGGGATAGTCGCGCAGGATGTCGCCCACCAGCGTGTCGGTCCCGATCGGCGGATGCTTGACCATGTCAACTTTCCCCTTTGAGGACCGGCTTCGTCTTCGGCTTCGGCCGGCCCGTCGTCACCACCATTATACCCGGAGAGTCCCCAGGAGACCGCACGTTGAGGATATAGAACGTGGCGGAGCCGAAGGCGACCGGGTCCCCCGCGGCGTTCCGGATCTCCGTGGTGCCCACGGCGATCGTCTTCCCCATCCGGATCACCGAGCCGCGCGCCGTGATCACGCCGTCGGTGA from Deltaproteobacteria bacterium encodes the following:
- a CDS encoding acyl-CoA dehydrogenase family protein yields the protein MFKGIDYYDLESGFSSESRMIRDSVRDFVDREFLPIVRDHYRAGGFPQHIIPMLGEMGLLGSNLKGYGLPGIDAISYGLVMQELERGDSGLRSFASVQGALVMYPIHTFGSEAQKGRWLPPLGAGKAVGCFGLTEPDHGSDPGGMKTKAVKDGDHYVLSGAKMWITNGSVADVAVVWAKLDGVVRGFLVEKGMKGFSAPEIHSKLSLRASVTAELIFDDVRVPAENILPGVQGLKGPLMCLTQARYGIAWGAIGAAMACFDEALSYTKERKMFGRSVASFQLTQAKFADMLTAITSAQLIALQLGHLKEAGKMRPQQVSLAKRNNVRMALTVARTARGMLGANGISDEYQTMRHMCNLESVDTYEGTYEIHTLVLGKDVTGIDAVS